The proteins below are encoded in one region of Micromonospora sp. DSM 45708:
- a CDS encoding M16 family metallopeptidase produces the protein MSSSTPAARAVTRTLSDDPLGGTVRRTVLPSGLRVLTEAIPAMRSVSFGIWVAVGSRDETGSQAGAAHFLEHLLFKGTKKRSALEISSEIEAVGGETNAFTTKEYTCYYARVLDEDLPLAIDVMCDAVADSVLAAADVETERGVILEEIAMHDDEPGDEVHDLFARAVYGDHPLGRLISGTEETVTPMTRRQIQNFYRSRYTAPQIVIAAAGNLDHAAVVKLVRQALRGTPLDTDPAAPAPHRATTPAVRTEPATTLVEPKETEQAHVLLGCPAIDRTDERRFALGVLNNVLGGGMSSRLFQEIREQRGLAYSVYSYASQYADSGVFAVYAGCAPGKVDEVLALTRAELARVAAEGVTEAELVRGKGMSKGSFVLGLEDTGSRMSRLAKGELLYGNLMPVDELLARVDAVTLADVNDLAAELLGRPMSLAVVGPFDEDAFTVGR, from the coding sequence GTGAGTTCGTCCACCCCGGCGGCACGGGCGGTCACCCGCACCCTCAGCGACGACCCGCTCGGCGGCACCGTCCGCCGCACGGTGCTCCCCAGCGGCCTGCGGGTGCTCACCGAGGCGATCCCGGCGATGCGCAGCGTCTCGTTCGGCATCTGGGTGGCGGTCGGCTCCCGGGACGAGACCGGGTCGCAGGCCGGCGCCGCGCACTTCCTGGAGCACCTGCTCTTCAAGGGCACGAAGAAGCGCAGCGCGCTGGAGATCTCGTCCGAGATCGAGGCGGTGGGCGGCGAGACCAACGCGTTCACCACGAAGGAATACACCTGCTACTACGCGCGGGTGCTGGACGAGGACCTGCCGCTGGCCATCGACGTGATGTGCGACGCGGTCGCCGACTCGGTGCTGGCCGCCGCCGACGTGGAGACCGAACGCGGTGTCATCCTCGAAGAGATCGCCATGCACGACGACGAGCCCGGCGACGAGGTGCACGACCTCTTCGCCCGCGCCGTCTACGGTGACCACCCGCTCGGCCGGCTCATCTCCGGCACCGAGGAGACGGTCACGCCGATGACCCGGCGGCAGATCCAGAACTTCTACCGCAGCCGGTACACCGCGCCGCAGATCGTCATCGCCGCCGCCGGCAACCTCGACCACGCCGCCGTGGTCAAGCTGGTCCGGCAGGCGCTGCGGGGCACCCCGCTGGACACCGACCCGGCCGCGCCGGCGCCGCACCGCGCGACCACCCCGGCGGTACGCACGGAGCCGGCCACCACGCTTGTCGAGCCGAAGGAGACCGAGCAGGCGCACGTGCTGCTCGGCTGCCCCGCCATCGACCGTACCGACGAGCGGCGCTTCGCCCTGGGCGTGCTCAACAACGTGCTCGGCGGCGGCATGTCCAGCCGGCTGTTCCAGGAGATCCGGGAGCAGCGCGGCCTCGCGTACTCGGTCTACTCCTACGCCAGCCAGTACGCCGACAGCGGCGTGTTCGCCGTCTACGCCGGCTGCGCGCCCGGCAAGGTGGACGAGGTGCTGGCCCTGACCCGGGCCGAGCTGGCGCGGGTGGCCGCCGAGGGGGTCACCGAGGCCGAGCTGGTCCGGGGCAAGGGGATGAGCAAGGGCTCGTTCGTGCTCGGGCTGGAGGACACCGGCTCCCGGATGAGCCGGCTGGCCAAGGGCGAGCTGCTCTACGGCAACCTGATGCCGGTGGACGAGCTGCTGGCCCGGGTGGACGCGGTCACCCTGGCGGACGTGAACGACCTCGCCGCCGAACTGCTCGGCCGGCCGATGTCGCTGGCCGTGGTCGGCCCGTTCGACGAGGACGCCTTCACGGTCGGTCGTTGA
- a CDS encoding sugar ABC transporter substrate-binding protein yields MTPRMLTRAAVAGVAAVALLGSAACGSGFDDSATDTKQSSGPASLQILIGSSGDAETKAVKDAAAAWAGSSGNSATVTPAQDLTQQLGQALAGGTPPDVFYVDAARFADYASVGALEPYGDKVANPDDFYQSLRTAFTYDGKLYCAPKDFSTLALQINTDLWAKAGLTDADVPTTWDQLTAVSQKIKAKGQVAIALGDTRDRIGAFMVQNGGWLMSKDGKQPTADTPENLQALQYVKSLLTNGYAKFPKQLDSGWSGEAFGKGKAVMTIEGNWIKGALQNDFPNVKYKVVPLPAGPKGPGTLSFTQCWGIAAKSKYKEQAIKFVEAMTAGEQQIGFAKAFGVMPSRQSVRDQYTGAFPADKPFIDGVEYAQGPVNAPKMDSVLRDLEAGLQGLATGDPKTILANFDKNAKATLGG; encoded by the coding sequence ATGACACCTCGCATGCTCACCCGGGCCGCGGTGGCCGGCGTCGCCGCCGTCGCCCTGCTCGGCTCCGCCGCCTGCGGCAGCGGCTTCGACGACTCGGCCACCGACACCAAGCAGTCCAGCGGCCCGGCCAGCCTGCAGATCCTGATCGGCTCCTCCGGCGACGCCGAGACCAAGGCCGTGAAGGACGCCGCCGCCGCGTGGGCCGGCTCCTCCGGCAACTCCGCCACCGTCACCCCGGCGCAGGACCTCACCCAGCAGCTCGGGCAGGCGCTGGCCGGCGGCACCCCGCCGGACGTCTTCTACGTCGACGCGGCCCGCTTCGCCGACTACGCCAGCGTCGGCGCGCTGGAGCCGTACGGGGACAAGGTCGCCAACCCCGACGACTTCTACCAGAGCCTGCGCACCGCGTTCACCTACGACGGCAAGCTCTACTGCGCGCCGAAGGACTTCTCCACCCTGGCCCTCCAGATCAACACCGACCTGTGGGCCAAGGCCGGCCTGACCGACGCCGACGTGCCGACCACCTGGGACCAGCTCACCGCCGTCAGCCAGAAGATCAAGGCCAAGGGCCAGGTGGCGATCGCGCTCGGCGACACCCGGGACCGCATCGGCGCGTTCATGGTGCAGAACGGCGGCTGGCTGATGAGCAAGGACGGCAAGCAGCCGACCGCGGACACCCCGGAGAACCTCCAGGCCCTCCAGTACGTCAAGTCGCTGCTCACCAACGGCTACGCGAAGTTCCCGAAGCAGCTCGACTCCGGCTGGTCCGGAGAGGCGTTCGGCAAGGGCAAGGCCGTGATGACCATCGAGGGCAACTGGATCAAGGGCGCGCTCCAGAACGACTTCCCGAACGTGAAGTACAAGGTGGTGCCGCTGCCGGCCGGCCCGAAGGGCCCGGGCACGCTCTCCTTCACCCAGTGCTGGGGCATCGCGGCCAAGTCGAAGTACAAGGAGCAGGCGATCAAGTTCGTCGAGGCGATGACCGCCGGCGAGCAGCAGATCGGTTTCGCGAAGGCGTTCGGCGTGATGCCGTCCCGCCAGTCGGTCCGCGACCAGTACACCGGCGCGTTCCCGGCGGACAAGCCGTTCATCGACGGCGTCGAGTACGCCCAGGGCCCGGTCAACGCGCCGAAGATGGACAGCGTGCTGCGGGACCTGGAGGCCGGCCTCCAGGGCCTGGCCACCGGCGACCCGAAGACCATCCTGGCCAACTTCGACAAGAACGCCAAGGCGACGCTCGGCGGCTGA
- the rpsO gene encoding 30S ribosomal protein S15 — MALDQEAKAKIRQEYATAEGDTGSPEVQVAVLTKRIAELTEHLKVHKHDHHSRRGLLLLVGRRRRLLNYVQKKDINRYRSLIERLGLRR; from the coding sequence ATGGCGCTCGACCAGGAAGCCAAGGCCAAGATCCGCCAGGAGTACGCGACCGCCGAGGGCGACACCGGTTCGCCGGAGGTGCAGGTCGCGGTCCTGACCAAGCGGATCGCGGAGCTGACCGAGCACCTGAAGGTGCACAAGCACGACCACCACAGCCGCCGTGGGCTGCTGCTGCTGGTCGGCCGGCGCCGTCGGCTGCTCAACTACGTCCAGAAGAAGGACATCAACCGCTACCGGTCGCTCATCGAGCGGCTCGGCCTGCGCCGATGA
- the dapB gene encoding 4-hydroxy-tetrahydrodipicolinate reductase — MGLEVCKAVDAAADLELVAAVDQGDDLAAVADAGVVVDFTTPDAVMDNLRWCVERGIHAVVGTTGFTEQRLAQVRDWLAARPGVGVVIAPNFGIGAVLMMQFAARAARHFESVEIVEQHHPRKLDAPSGTATHTARLIAAARAEAGLGPAPDATRDEVAGARGADIDGVRVHAVRATGLVAHQEVLFGTTGETLTIRHDSYDRASFMPGVLLAVREVGRRPGLTVGLDALLD; from the coding sequence ATGGGCCTGGAGGTCTGCAAGGCGGTCGACGCCGCCGCCGACCTGGAGCTGGTGGCCGCCGTCGACCAGGGCGACGACCTCGCCGCGGTGGCCGACGCCGGGGTGGTCGTCGACTTCACCACGCCCGACGCCGTCATGGACAACCTGCGTTGGTGCGTCGAGCGGGGCATCCACGCGGTGGTGGGCACCACCGGCTTCACCGAGCAGCGGCTGGCCCAGGTGCGGGACTGGCTGGCCGCCCGGCCGGGGGTGGGCGTGGTGATCGCGCCCAACTTCGGCATCGGCGCGGTGCTGATGATGCAGTTCGCGGCGCGCGCGGCGCGGCACTTCGAGTCCGTCGAGATCGTCGAGCAGCACCACCCGCGCAAGCTGGACGCGCCGAGCGGCACCGCCACCCACACCGCGCGGCTGATCGCGGCGGCCCGCGCCGAGGCCGGTCTCGGTCCCGCGCCGGACGCCACCCGCGACGAGGTGGCCGGCGCCCGGGGCGCCGACATCGACGGGGTACGCGTGCACGCGGTGCGCGCCACCGGCCTGGTCGCCCACCAGGAGGTGCTGTTCGGCACCACCGGCGAGACGCTGACCATCCGGCACGACTCGTACGACCGGGCGTCGTTCATGCCCGGTGTGCTGCTGGCGGTGCGCGAGGTCGGCCGCCGGCCGGGCCTGACCGTCGGCCTGGACGCGCTGCTCGACTGA
- a CDS encoding bifunctional riboflavin kinase/FAD synthetase, with the protein MQRWRGYEAAPGGWGRSVVTIGVFDGVHQGHQATIGHAVARARELGVKSVVVTFDPHPAEVVRPGSHPAVLTEPARKAELIEALGVDVLCVVPFTAEFSRLPAEAFVHDILVEHLHAALVVVGDNFRFGHRAAGDVALLERLGRTFGFGVEGAPLVVGAGTVFSSTYIRSCVDAGDVRAAAAALGRPHRVEGVVVRGDQRGRELGYPTANLLTHRYAAVPADGVYAARLVRRGSDPLAAAVSIGTNPTFSGRERRVEAYALDFSGDLYGERLALDFVAHLREQRTYDAIEPLVAQIAEDVERTRRAVS; encoded by the coding sequence ATGCAGCGGTGGCGGGGGTACGAGGCGGCACCCGGCGGCTGGGGGCGTTCGGTGGTCACCATCGGCGTCTTCGACGGGGTGCACCAGGGGCACCAGGCCACCATCGGGCACGCCGTGGCGCGCGCCCGGGAGTTGGGCGTCAAGTCGGTGGTGGTGACGTTCGACCCGCACCCGGCCGAGGTGGTCCGCCCCGGGTCGCACCCGGCGGTGCTCACCGAGCCGGCCCGCAAGGCGGAGCTGATCGAGGCGCTCGGCGTGGACGTGCTCTGCGTGGTGCCGTTCACCGCCGAGTTCTCCCGGCTGCCGGCCGAGGCGTTCGTGCACGACATCCTGGTCGAGCACCTGCACGCCGCGCTGGTCGTGGTCGGCGACAACTTCCGGTTCGGGCACCGGGCGGCCGGCGACGTGGCGCTGCTGGAACGGCTGGGCCGCACGTTCGGCTTCGGCGTGGAGGGCGCCCCGCTGGTCGTCGGGGCGGGCACCGTCTTCTCGTCCACGTACATCCGCTCCTGCGTCGACGCCGGTGACGTGCGCGCGGCGGCGGCGGCGCTGGGTCGCCCGCACCGGGTCGAGGGCGTGGTGGTCCGCGGTGACCAGCGCGGACGTGAACTGGGTTACCCCACCGCCAACCTGCTGACCCACCGGTACGCGGCGGTGCCCGCCGACGGGGTGTACGCGGCCCGGCTGGTGCGCCGCGGCAGCGACCCGCTCGCGGCGGCGGTGTCGATCGGCACGAACCCGACGTTCTCCGGCCGGGAGCGCCGGGTGGAGGCGTACGCGCTGGACTTCTCCGGTGACCTGTACGGCGAACGGCTGGCGCTGGACTTCGTGGCGCACCTGCGCGAGCAACGGACGTACGACGCGATCGAGCCGCTGGTCGCCCAGATCGCCGAGGACGTGGAGCGCACCCGCCGGGCGGTGTCCTGA
- a CDS encoding LacI family DNA-binding transcriptional regulator, whose amino-acid sequence MGEKVTIATVARHAQVSRQTVSNVLNAPHIVREDTRRRVHEAIAALGYRANQAARQMRTGRSRLIAVRIEPTRDGINGSVLDRFLHGLTETADAAGYRVMLYTARHDDDEIATYDDLLGAYDLDAFVLTGTKHRDPRTAWLAEREVPFVTFGRLWDTPEAHPWVDVDGAAGTAQATRHLLAAGHRRIAFLGWPAGSGVGDDRRAGWRTTMAEVGLDGAAPDRATEDGIAEGEREARALLALDAPPTALVCASDSLALGAWQAARDAGTDVAVIGFDDTPVAAAVGLSSVSQPLGEAAARCVELLTGLLDGQQRDPQLLLHPSLVLRHSA is encoded by the coding sequence GTGGGAGAAAAGGTAACCATCGCGACCGTGGCCCGGCATGCCCAGGTCAGCCGGCAGACCGTCTCCAACGTGCTCAACGCCCCGCACATCGTCCGCGAGGACACCCGCCGCCGCGTGCACGAGGCCATCGCCGCGCTCGGCTACCGGGCCAACCAGGCCGCCCGGCAGATGCGGACCGGACGGTCCCGGCTCATCGCCGTCCGCATCGAGCCCACCCGCGACGGCATCAACGGCTCCGTGCTCGACCGCTTCCTGCACGGCCTCACCGAGACCGCCGACGCCGCCGGCTACCGGGTCATGCTCTACACCGCCCGCCACGACGACGACGAGATCGCCACCTACGACGACCTGCTCGGCGCGTACGACCTGGACGCGTTCGTGCTCACCGGCACCAAGCACCGCGACCCGCGTACCGCGTGGCTGGCCGAGCGGGAGGTGCCGTTCGTGACGTTCGGCCGGCTCTGGGACACGCCGGAGGCGCACCCGTGGGTCGACGTGGACGGCGCCGCCGGCACCGCCCAGGCCACCCGCCACCTGCTCGCCGCCGGCCACCGCCGGATCGCGTTCCTCGGCTGGCCCGCCGGCTCCGGCGTCGGCGACGACCGGCGCGCCGGCTGGCGTACCACGATGGCGGAGGTCGGCCTCGACGGCGCCGCGCCGGACCGCGCCACCGAGGACGGCATTGCCGAGGGGGAGCGCGAGGCCCGCGCGCTGCTCGCCCTCGACGCACCGCCGACCGCGCTGGTCTGCGCCAGCGACTCGCTGGCCCTCGGCGCGTGGCAGGCCGCCCGCGACGCCGGGACCGACGTGGCAGTCATCGGCTTCGACGACACCCCGGTGGCCGCCGCGGTCGGGCTGAGCAGCGTCAGCCAGCCGCTCGGCGAGGCCGCCGCCCGCTGCGTCGAGCTGCTCACCGGGCTGCTCGACGGGCAGCAACGCGACCCCCAGCTCCTGCTCCATCCCTCGCTGGTGCTCCGGCACTCGGCGTGA
- a CDS encoding amylo-alpha-1,6-glucosidase, translated as MTERHLQPLLHDLVGVVHAPTSALGDAAGQLRPRGVQGVFHADARVLSRAELRLDDREPETIANGAAGPHGARFVGLARWLGDPTPDPTVRVERTRRAGPAGLTEEIVVSSTAAEPVRTTVTVDLACDLAPIEQVKAGRAGGPLKAEADAPGRVRWAAEGLVVTVTGEGATVHATGEHTMAPRLAWPVTVTPGTPVTLRWRLAVTDPRAVVTAAPAGPGWAEPRVAADDRRLLRLLDRSLADLHALRLAEPAHPEDVFLGAGVPWFLTLFGRDSLWAARMMLPLGTELAAGTLRVLARRQGTRVDPATGEQPGKILHELRRHEFAPNEGLRLPPAYYGTVDATMLWVSLLHDAWRWGLPAERIEPLLPHLEAALRWLGEHADADGDGFVEYVDTTGHGLANQGWKDSGDAVRFRDGRLAAPPIVLAEVQGYAYQAATDGAALLDAFGRPGADRWRGYADRLATKFRAAFWVDGRHGPQPALALDRDKRPVDALTSNIGHLLGTGLLSDAESAQVAALLSTEAMAGGFGLRTMSTDDAGFSPLSYHCGSIWAHDTAIVLAGLARDGHREAALRLADGLLAAAEAFDYRLPELYGGDDRASIGRPVPYPAACRPQAWSAAAAVLLLQAGLGVYPDVPNGRVDLRPLAGPELGALSATNLRIAGAPVTAAVDHTGHPTVSGLPTPLHSTPIPTPRPPSLSPTSTSTPTPTPTTAG; from the coding sequence GTGACCGAACGCCACCTCCAACCGCTGCTGCACGACCTGGTCGGGGTGGTGCACGCCCCCACGAGCGCGCTGGGCGACGCGGCCGGTCAGCTCCGGCCACGCGGCGTCCAGGGCGTCTTCCACGCCGACGCCCGGGTGCTCTCCCGGGCCGAGCTGCGCCTCGACGACCGGGAGCCGGAGACGATCGCGAACGGCGCCGCCGGCCCGCACGGCGCCCGCTTCGTCGGCCTGGCCCGCTGGCTCGGCGACCCCACCCCCGACCCGACCGTGCGGGTCGAGCGCACCCGACGGGCCGGCCCGGCCGGTCTCACCGAGGAGATCGTGGTGTCGTCCACCGCCGCCGAACCGGTCCGCACCACCGTCACCGTGGACCTGGCCTGCGATCTCGCCCCGATCGAGCAGGTCAAGGCGGGCCGCGCCGGCGGGCCACTGAAGGCCGAGGCCGACGCGCCGGGCCGGGTGCGGTGGGCCGCCGAGGGCCTGGTGGTGACCGTCACCGGCGAGGGCGCCACCGTGCACGCCACCGGCGAGCACACCATGGCGCCCCGACTGGCCTGGCCGGTCACCGTCACGCCCGGCACCCCCGTCACGCTGCGCTGGCGGCTGGCCGTCACCGACCCCCGGGCCGTGGTGACCGCCGCGCCGGCCGGCCCCGGCTGGGCCGAACCCCGGGTCGCCGCCGACGACCGCCGGCTGCTGCGGCTGCTCGACCGGTCCCTGGCCGACCTGCACGCGCTGCGGCTGGCCGAGCCGGCCCACCCGGAGGACGTCTTCCTCGGCGCCGGCGTGCCCTGGTTCCTCACCCTGTTCGGCCGCGACAGCCTCTGGGCCGCCCGGATGATGCTGCCGCTCGGCACCGAGCTGGCCGCCGGCACGCTGCGGGTGCTGGCCCGCCGGCAGGGCACCCGGGTCGACCCGGCCACCGGTGAGCAGCCCGGCAAGATCCTGCACGAGCTGCGCCGGCACGAGTTCGCGCCGAACGAGGGGCTGCGGCTGCCGCCCGCGTACTACGGCACCGTGGACGCGACCATGCTCTGGGTCAGCCTGCTGCACGACGCCTGGCGCTGGGGCCTGCCCGCCGAGCGGATCGAGCCGCTGCTGCCGCACCTGGAGGCGGCGCTGCGCTGGCTCGGCGAGCACGCCGACGCCGACGGCGACGGCTTCGTCGAGTACGTCGACACCACCGGCCACGGCCTGGCCAACCAGGGCTGGAAGGACTCCGGCGACGCGGTGCGCTTCCGCGACGGCCGGCTGGCCGCGCCGCCGATCGTGCTGGCCGAGGTGCAGGGGTACGCGTACCAGGCCGCCACCGACGGCGCGGCCCTGCTGGACGCGTTCGGCCGCCCCGGCGCCGACCGCTGGCGCGGCTACGCCGACCGGCTCGCCACGAAGTTCCGCGCGGCGTTCTGGGTGGACGGCCGGCACGGCCCGCAGCCCGCGCTGGCCCTGGACCGGGACAAGCGCCCGGTCGACGCGCTGACCAGCAACATCGGCCACCTGCTCGGCACCGGGCTGCTGTCGGACGCCGAATCGGCACAGGTGGCGGCGTTGCTCTCCACCGAGGCGATGGCCGGCGGCTTCGGGCTGCGCACCATGTCCACCGACGACGCCGGGTTCAGTCCGCTGTCGTACCACTGCGGTTCGATCTGGGCGCACGACACCGCGATCGTGCTCGCCGGGCTGGCCCGCGACGGGCACCGGGAAGCGGCGCTACGGCTCGCCGACGGCCTGCTCGCCGCCGCCGAGGCGTTCGACTACCGCCTGCCCGAGCTGTACGGCGGCGACGACCGGGCGTCGATCGGCCGGCCCGTGCCCTACCCGGCGGCGTGCCGCCCGCAGGCCTGGTCGGCGGCGGCGGCCGTGCTGCTGCTCCAGGCCGGCCTGGGCGTCTACCCCGACGTGCCGAACGGCCGGGTCGACCTGCGCCCGCTGGCCGGCCCCGAGCTGGGCGCGCTCAGCGCGACCAACCTGCGCATCGCCGGCGCCCCGGTGACCGCGGCGGTCGACCACACCGGCCACCCCACCGTGTCCGGCCTCCCCACCCCCCTGCACTCCACCCCCATCCCCACCCCCCGCCCCCCGTCGCTGTCCCCCACTTCCACCTCCACCCCCACCCCCACCCCCACCACCGCCGGTTGA
- a CDS encoding polyribonucleotide nucleotidyltransferase, which produces MTETNLGTESRTAVIDNGSFGTREITFSTGRLARQAAGSVVAQLGETVVLSATTAGKQPRESFDFFPLTVDVEERMYAAGRIPGSFFRREGRPSEDAILTCRLIDRPLRPSFVKGLRNEVQVVETVLALDPQHPYDVVAINAASMSTKLSGLPFSGPIGATRVAHVDGQWVAFPTLEELARATFDMVVAGRTLADGEVAIMMVEAEATPNAVALISDGATAPTEEIVASGLEAAKPAIRELCRAQSELAEVAAKPVSEFPVFLDYSDDVYDAVADVARADVTEALKIAGKADREEALDRIKAKVAEELGGRFEGREKELSAAFRSLTKSEVRNRVLREQVRIDGRGPRDIRPLSAEVGVLPRVHGSALFERGETQILGVTTLNMLRMEQMVDTLSPENRKRYMHNYNFPPYSTGETGRVGSPKRREIGHGALAERALIPVLPSREEFPYAIRQVSEALGSNGSTSMGSVCASTLGLLSAGVPLKAPVAGIAMGLISDEVDGKTQYVTLTDILGAEDAFGDMDFKVAGTRDFVTALQLDTKLDGIPSDVLAAALQQAHEARQTILDVMQRAIETPAEMSDYAPRVTTVKIPVDKIGMVIGPKGQTINAIQDETGAEISIEDDGTIYVGATNGPSAQAAVDRINGIANPTLPKVGERFLGTVVKTAAFGAFISLLPGRDGLLHISKVGDGKRVDKVEDFLNVGDKVEVEIADIDARGKIYLDKIRPEGAEAPAAGEAAAGGERPASRDRGGDRGPRDRGDRGGDRGGDRGGERRSEGGGEGGDRPRRRTRHS; this is translated from the coding sequence ATGACCGAGACCAACCTCGGCACCGAATCCCGCACCGCCGTGATCGACAACGGGTCCTTCGGCACCCGTGAGATCACCTTCTCCACCGGCCGGCTGGCCCGGCAGGCCGCCGGCTCCGTCGTCGCCCAGCTCGGCGAGACGGTCGTCCTCTCCGCGACCACGGCCGGCAAGCAGCCGCGTGAGTCGTTCGACTTCTTCCCGCTGACCGTCGACGTCGAGGAGCGGATGTACGCCGCGGGCCGGATCCCCGGCTCGTTCTTCCGCCGCGAGGGCCGGCCCAGCGAGGACGCCATCCTCACCTGCCGGCTGATCGACCGGCCGCTGCGCCCGTCGTTCGTCAAGGGCCTGCGCAACGAGGTCCAGGTCGTCGAGACCGTGCTGGCGCTCGACCCGCAGCACCCGTACGACGTGGTGGCCATCAACGCCGCCTCGATGTCGACCAAGCTCTCCGGCCTGCCGTTCTCCGGCCCGATCGGGGCGACCCGGGTCGCGCACGTGGACGGCCAGTGGGTGGCCTTCCCGACCCTGGAGGAGCTGGCCCGGGCCACCTTCGACATGGTCGTGGCCGGTCGTACCCTGGCCGACGGCGAGGTCGCGATCATGATGGTCGAGGCCGAGGCCACCCCGAACGCGGTGGCCCTGATCTCGGACGGCGCCACCGCGCCGACCGAGGAGATCGTGGCCAGCGGCCTGGAGGCCGCCAAGCCGGCCATCCGTGAGCTGTGCCGGGCGCAGAGCGAGCTGGCCGAGGTGGCCGCCAAGCCGGTGAGCGAGTTCCCGGTGTTCCTGGACTACTCCGACGACGTGTACGACGCGGTGGCCGACGTGGCCCGCGCCGACGTCACCGAGGCGCTGAAGATCGCTGGCAAGGCCGACCGCGAGGAGGCCCTGGACCGGATCAAGGCCAAGGTCGCCGAGGAGCTGGGCGGTCGGTTCGAGGGCCGCGAGAAGGAGCTGTCCGCCGCGTTCCGCTCGCTGACCAAGTCCGAGGTCCGCAACCGGGTGCTGCGCGAGCAGGTCCGCATCGACGGCCGTGGCCCGCGTGACATCCGTCCGCTGAGCGCCGAGGTCGGCGTGCTGCCGCGGGTACACGGCTCGGCGCTGTTCGAGCGCGGCGAGACCCAGATCCTGGGCGTCACCACGCTGAACATGCTCCGCATGGAGCAGATGGTGGACACGCTGTCCCCGGAGAACCGCAAGCGCTACATGCACAACTACAACTTCCCGCCGTACTCCACCGGTGAGACCGGCCGGGTCGGCTCGCCGAAGCGGCGTGAGATCGGCCACGGCGCGCTGGCCGAGCGGGCCCTGATCCCGGTGCTGCCGTCGCGGGAGGAGTTCCCGTACGCCATCCGGCAGGTCTCCGAGGCGCTCGGCTCCAACGGCTCCACCTCGATGGGTTCGGTCTGCGCCTCGACGCTGGGCCTGCTCTCGGCCGGTGTGCCGCTGAAGGCCCCGGTCGCCGGCATCGCCATGGGCCTCATCTCCGACGAGGTCGACGGCAAGACCCAGTACGTGACGCTGACCGACATCCTCGGCGCCGAGGACGCGTTCGGCGACATGGACTTCAAGGTCGCCGGCACGCGTGACTTCGTCACCGCGCTCCAGCTCGACACCAAGCTCGACGGCATCCCGTCGGACGTGCTGGCCGCCGCGCTCCAGCAGGCGCACGAGGCCCGGCAGACCATCCTCGACGTGATGCAGCGGGCCATCGAGACGCCGGCCGAGATGTCCGACTACGCGCCGCGGGTCACCACCGTCAAGATCCCGGTCGACAAGATCGGCATGGTGATCGGCCCGAAGGGCCAGACCATCAACGCGATCCAGGACGAGACCGGCGCCGAGATCTCCATCGAGGACGACGGCACGATCTACGTCGGCGCGACCAACGGCCCGTCGGCCCAGGCCGCGGTGGACCGGATCAACGGCATCGCCAACCCGACCCTGCCGAAGGTGGGGGAGCGGTTCCTCGGCACCGTGGTGAAGACGGCCGCGTTCGGCGCGTTCATCTCGCTCCTGCCGGGCCGCGACGGCCTGCTGCACATCTCCAAGGTGGGCGACGGCAAGCGGGTCGACAAGGTGGAGGACTTCCTCAACGTCGGCGACAAGGTCGAGGTCGAGATCGCGGACATCGACGCCCGCGGCAAGATCTACCTGGACAAGATCCGTCCGGAGGGCGCCGAGGCGCCGGCCGCCGGTGAGGCCGCCGCCGGCGGCGAGCGCCCGGCCAGCCGGGACCGCGGTGGCGACCGTGGCCCGCGCGACCGGGGTGACCGTGGCGGCGACCGTGGCGGCGACCGGGGTGGCGAGCGTCGCTCGGAGGGTGGCGGCGAGGGCGGCGACCGGCCGCGTCGCCGTACCCGGCACAGCTGA